Proteins co-encoded in one Marinobacter gudaonensis genomic window:
- a CDS encoding ABC transporter permease, which produces MSPQAILTAFSTIVVREIRRFTRIWAQTLLPPAVTMTLYFIIFGNLIGSRIGEMGGFDYMAFIVPGLIMMAVITNSYSNVVSSFFSMKFQRSIEELLVSPVPNWVILAGYVTGGMARGLGIGLIVTLLSLAFTRLSIHSVPMMVLTVFLTSALFSLGGFINAMLATKFDDISIVPTFVLTPLTYLGGVFYSIDMLPAFWQGVSMANPILYMVNGFRYGILGVSDVNPFVSLGMILVFIAILAFISLKMLARGKGIRH; this is translated from the coding sequence ATGAGCCCACAGGCCATATTGACTGCCTTCAGTACGATCGTGGTTCGTGAAATTCGCCGGTTTACCCGCATCTGGGCCCAGACCCTGTTGCCGCCGGCGGTGACCATGACGCTCTACTTTATCATCTTCGGCAACCTGATCGGTTCGCGCATCGGTGAGATGGGCGGGTTCGACTATATGGCGTTTATCGTCCCGGGGCTGATCATGATGGCGGTGATCACCAATTCCTACTCGAACGTGGTGTCTTCGTTCTTTTCGATGAAGTTTCAGCGCAGTATCGAGGAGCTGTTGGTGTCGCCGGTGCCTAACTGGGTGATCCTGGCTGGCTATGTGACTGGCGGCATGGCGCGCGGGCTCGGTATTGGCCTGATCGTGACCCTGCTGTCCCTGGCATTCACGCGGTTATCCATTCACAGCGTTCCAATGATGGTGTTGACGGTATTCCTTACCTCGGCGCTGTTTTCTCTGGGCGGTTTCATCAACGCGATGCTGGCCACCAAGTTCGATGATATCTCCATCGTGCCGACCTTTGTGCTTACGCCGCTGACCTATCTCGGTGGCGTGTTCTACAGCATCGATATGCTGCCGGCGTTCTGGCAGGGGGTTTCCATGGCGAATCCGATCCTGTACATGGTCAACGGGTTCCGTTATGGCATCCTTGGTGTCTCGGACGTCAATCCCTTCGTTTCTCTTGGTATGATTCTGGTGTTCATTGCCATCCTGGCCTTCATTTCCCTGAAGATGCTGGCGCGTGGCAAGGGTATTCGCCACTGA
- a CDS encoding flagellar basal body rod protein FlgF, giving the protein MDKALYIGMSGAKQNMLAQQAHANNLANVSTTGFKKDFAQARSMPVFGEHYPTRAYAMTERPGTDLSAGALMETGRKLDVAVEGEGWLAIQNDQGEEVFTRSGSLQIDVNGLVRLANGELVLGNGGPVALPPFDNVEIGADGTVSIVPVGGPPDQLVEVDRLKLVSPPPEALEKGLDGHMRRKPDQALDGPEPPDANLRVASGFLESSNVNAVEEMISNLQLSRQYEMQVKVMTTANENSEATARLLQNL; this is encoded by the coding sequence ATGGACAAAGCCCTCTACATCGGTATGTCTGGCGCCAAGCAGAATATGCTGGCCCAGCAGGCCCACGCCAACAACCTGGCGAACGTCAGTACCACCGGCTTCAAGAAAGACTTTGCTCAGGCCCGAAGCATGCCTGTGTTCGGGGAGCATTACCCGACCCGCGCCTATGCCATGACGGAAAGGCCCGGCACGGATCTGTCCGCGGGTGCGCTGATGGAAACCGGCCGAAAACTGGACGTTGCGGTTGAGGGCGAGGGTTGGCTGGCCATCCAGAACGACCAGGGCGAAGAGGTGTTCACCCGCAGCGGCAGCCTGCAGATCGACGTGAACGGTCTGGTTCGGCTGGCCAACGGCGAACTGGTCCTGGGTAATGGCGGACCGGTGGCGCTTCCTCCCTTTGACAATGTCGAGATCGGTGCCGATGGCACGGTGTCGATTGTGCCGGTGGGCGGCCCGCCTGACCAGCTGGTGGAGGTTGATCGCCTGAAACTGGTCAGTCCGCCTCCGGAGGCTCTGGAGAAAGGCCTGGATGGCCACATGCGTCGCAAGCCTGACCAGGCACTGGATGGCCCGGAGCCGCCGGACGCCAATCTGCGAGTCGCTTCCGGCTTCCTTGAAAGCTCCAACGTGAATGCGGTGGAAGAGATGATCTCCAACCTGCAGTTGTCTCGCCAATACGAGATGCAGGTGAAGGTAATGACCACTGCCAACGAGAATTCCGAAGCAACGGCACGGCTGTTGCAGAACCTTTAA
- the flgC gene encoding flagellar basal body rod protein FlgC yields MSLGSIFDIAGSGMTAQSLRLNTTASNIANAETASSSTDTTYRARKPVFAAIQQSMMNPGQGNFPMAADQGPGAGVRVDGIVESQEELQMRYEPHHPAANEDGYVFYPNVNVVEEMADMMSSSRSFQMNVDVMNTAKSMMQRILTLGQQ; encoded by the coding sequence ATGTCACTGGGCAGCATTTTTGATATCGCCGGTTCCGGCATGACCGCGCAATCACTGCGGCTGAACACCACCGCATCCAACATTGCCAACGCAGAGACCGCCAGCTCGAGCACCGATACCACCTATCGGGCCCGCAAGCCGGTATTTGCCGCCATCCAGCAGTCGATGATGAACCCGGGCCAGGGCAACTTCCCGATGGCGGCCGATCAGGGCCCCGGAGCGGGCGTGCGTGTGGACGGTATTGTCGAGAGCCAGGAAGAGCTGCAGATGCGCTACGAGCCCCACCATCCGGCCGCGAACGAGGACGGTTACGTGTTCTACCCGAACGTGAACGTGGTGGAGGAAATGGCGGACATGATGTCGTCGTCCCGGAGCTTCCAGATGAACGTGGATGTCATGAATACCGCCAAGTCCATGATGCAACGCATTCTGACGCTTGGTCAGCAGTAA
- a CDS encoding ABC transporter ATP-binding protein — MTNALEIEGLTKAYGDGFQALKGIDLNVAEGDFFALLGPNGAGKSTTLGIVCSLVNKTGGKVRVFGKDIDTHLSDAKLNLGVVPQEFNFNQFEKVFDIVTTQAGYYGIPLKQASVSAEKYLKKLGLWEKRNTPARMLSGGMKRRLMIARALVHEPRLLILDEPTAGVDIELRRSMWTFLEEINRQGTTIILTTHYLEEAEALCRNIAIIDHGRILKHTSKRALLQQLSLETFVLDTEEPLDTAPELSGFATRLDDEGALEVDVEKGQGLNQVFVQLEQLGIKVVSMRTKANRLEELFIRMVEENAAESRKAMEGAA, encoded by the coding sequence ATGACCAATGCACTGGAAATTGAGGGCCTGACCAAGGCCTATGGCGATGGCTTCCAGGCCCTGAAGGGGATTGATCTGAACGTCGCCGAGGGCGACTTTTTTGCGTTGCTTGGCCCCAATGGCGCGGGTAAATCCACCACCCTGGGTATTGTCTGTTCACTGGTGAACAAAACCGGGGGCAAGGTCCGGGTGTTCGGCAAGGACATTGATACCCATCTTTCCGATGCCAAGCTGAACCTCGGTGTGGTGCCGCAGGAGTTCAACTTCAACCAGTTCGAGAAGGTGTTCGACATTGTGACTACCCAGGCGGGTTACTATGGTATACCGCTCAAGCAGGCATCGGTGTCGGCGGAGAAATACCTGAAGAAGCTGGGCTTGTGGGAGAAGCGGAATACGCCGGCGCGCATGTTGTCCGGTGGCATGAAGCGGCGCCTGATGATTGCCCGCGCCCTGGTGCACGAACCCAGGCTGCTGATCCTGGACGAACCCACCGCCGGTGTTGATATCGAGCTGCGCCGGTCGATGTGGACCTTCCTGGAAGAGATCAACCGCCAGGGCACCACCATTATCCTGACCACGCACTACCTTGAGGAGGCGGAAGCGCTTTGCCGCAACATCGCCATCATCGACCACGGACGTATCCTCAAGCACACCAGCAAACGGGCGCTGCTGCAGCAGCTTAGCCTGGAGACCTTTGTGCTCGATACCGAAGAGCCGCTGGATACCGCTCCGGAATTGTCCGGATTTGCCACCCGCCTGGACGACGAGGGCGCGCTGGAAGTAGACGTGGAGAAAGGGCAGGGCTTGAACCAGGTATTCGTGCAGCTTGAGCAACTGGGCATCAAGGTGGTGAGCATGCGCACCAAGGCCAACCGGCTGGAGGAGCTCTTCATCCGCATGGTGGAGGAGAACGCGGCGGAGAGTCGCAAGGCCATGGAGGGCGCCGCATGA
- a CDS encoding adenylate/guanylate cyclase domain-containing protein, which produces MMSAPPDLRNASSSAGRAMAIEGAGNPVAIPPMPDYNGRILAYTSTAAIIVTGVLQNAFDFWLLWLVAGALTWPHIAHALTRRTFLRNSPRIRQKMLIVDCVIGGGFIGCIGLIVIPSLAVALMLMFSCLIVGGMRQWFLGTMFMIAAIAVSVAILGPAPGPHSPLLTSIVSILSTGLYICVTAYYSHQQARALMLAKTQIQNQREQSIALSHKLSKYLSPQVWQSIFTGERDVRLETQRKKLAVFFSDIKGFTELSEEMEPEALTELLNHYFNEMSEVALKYGGTIDKFVGDSIMVFFGDPTSRGQREDAFACVSMAIEMRKHMKIMRQKWRSQGIKTPLEIRMGISTGYTTVGNFGAENRMDYTIIGKEVNLASRLESLAQPGEILVSYETFSLIKDKIMCRDKGEITVKGFGKPVPIYEVVDFRRDMGPHRSFLEHEHSGFAMYLDSDKVTEKERQCILSALEDAADRLRREEDLS; this is translated from the coding sequence ATGATGAGCGCGCCGCCTGATTTGCGCAACGCCAGCAGCTCCGCTGGCCGGGCGATGGCCATTGAAGGCGCCGGGAACCCGGTGGCCATTCCGCCCATGCCCGATTACAACGGCCGGATTCTCGCATACACGTCCACGGCGGCGATCATCGTCACGGGGGTACTGCAGAATGCCTTCGATTTCTGGCTGCTCTGGCTGGTTGCCGGTGCCCTCACCTGGCCACACATTGCCCACGCCCTGACACGACGGACGTTTCTGCGCAACTCACCACGCATCCGGCAGAAAATGCTGATAGTCGATTGCGTGATCGGTGGCGGTTTTATCGGGTGCATCGGCCTGATTGTCATACCCTCCCTGGCCGTTGCATTGATGCTCATGTTCAGTTGCCTGATCGTGGGCGGCATGCGGCAATGGTTCCTGGGCACCATGTTCATGATCGCCGCCATTGCAGTATCCGTGGCGATTCTTGGCCCGGCCCCGGGTCCCCACTCGCCGCTGCTGACCAGCATCGTCTCGATCCTGTCCACCGGCCTGTACATCTGCGTTACCGCCTACTATTCGCATCAGCAGGCACGGGCCCTGATGCTGGCCAAAACCCAGATCCAGAACCAGCGGGAACAGTCCATCGCCCTCTCCCACAAGCTTTCCAAATACCTGTCGCCCCAGGTCTGGCAGTCCATCTTCACCGGTGAGCGCGATGTGCGCCTGGAAACCCAGCGCAAGAAGCTCGCCGTGTTCTTCTCGGACATCAAGGGCTTTACCGAGCTCTCGGAAGAGATGGAGCCAGAGGCGCTCACCGAGCTGCTGAACCACTACTTCAACGAAATGTCGGAAGTGGCCCTCAAATACGGCGGCACCATCGACAAGTTCGTCGGCGATTCCATCATGGTGTTCTTCGGTGACCCTACCAGCCGTGGGCAGCGGGAAGACGCCTTTGCGTGTGTATCCATGGCCATTGAAATGCGCAAGCACATGAAGATCATGCGCCAGAAGTGGCGCAGCCAGGGCATCAAGACGCCCCTGGAAATTCGCATGGGCATCAGCACCGGCTATACCACCGTGGGCAATTTCGGCGCCGAAAACCGCATGGACTACACCATTATCGGCAAGGAAGTGAACCTGGCCAGCCGCCTGGAGTCACTGGCCCAGCCGGGCGAAATCCTCGTTTCCTACGAAACCTTCTCCCTGATCAAGGACAAGATCATGTGCCGGGACAAGGGCGAAATCACCGTGAAGGGCTTCGGCAAGCCGGTACCTATCTATGAGGTGGTCGACTTCCGGCGCGACATGGGTCCCCACCGGAGCTTCCTGGAGCACGAGCACAGTGGCTTTGCCATGTACCTGGATTCCGACAAGGTGACCGAGAAAGAACGCCAGTGCATCCTCTCGGCACTGGAAGACGCCGCAGATCGCCTGCGGCGCGAGGAAGACCTTTCCTGA
- a CDS encoding nitroreductase family protein yields MTSVTDFLLNRSSQPRLEAPAPDAATLEKAFACAARAPDHALLRPWRYLVVQGEGLEKLGQLFAATCANNSDEKEIEKLRRAPLRAPMIIVGIASPVVHPKVPEIEQVMSAAVGMSFVQLALQEAGFGVMWRTGAVAYNAAVREGLGLEEHEQIVGFLYTGRVAQAKPAIPRPEVAEFVRQWP; encoded by the coding sequence ATGACATCCGTTACTGATTTCCTGCTGAACCGTTCCTCGCAGCCCAGGCTGGAGGCGCCCGCTCCGGATGCCGCTACCCTGGAGAAGGCCTTCGCCTGTGCCGCCAGGGCTCCAGACCACGCTCTGTTACGCCCCTGGCGGTATCTGGTGGTACAGGGTGAGGGCCTGGAGAAACTGGGCCAGCTGTTTGCTGCCACCTGTGCCAACAACAGTGACGAAAAAGAGATCGAAAAGCTGCGTCGGGCGCCGCTCAGGGCCCCGATGATCATTGTCGGTATTGCCTCCCCGGTGGTTCACCCGAAGGTGCCGGAAATCGAGCAGGTGATGTCTGCCGCGGTGGGCATGAGTTTTGTCCAGCTGGCGCTCCAGGAAGCGGGTTTTGGCGTCATGTGGCGTACCGGTGCCGTTGCCTACAACGCTGCCGTCCGGGAGGGGCTGGGCCTTGAGGAGCATGAGCAGATCGTCGGTTTTCTCTACACCGGTCGGGTGGCCCAGGCAAAGCCCGCCATTCCGCGCCCGGAGGTGGCCGAGTTCGTCCGCCAGTGGCCGTAG
- a CDS encoding Mpo1-like protein gives MSNEQTFNSFSEFYPYYLEEHSDAICRRLHFAGSLLVLIVGAWALTSGKFVWLLALPVIGYGFAWVGHFKFEKNRPATFKYPLYSLMGDWVMFRDMLIGRIRF, from the coding sequence ATGAGCAATGAACAAACCTTCAACAGCTTTTCCGAATTCTACCCGTACTACCTTGAAGAACACAGCGATGCCATCTGTCGTCGTCTGCACTTTGCCGGCAGTCTGCTTGTGTTGATCGTGGGTGCCTGGGCACTGACCTCGGGCAAGTTCGTCTGGCTTTTGGCGTTGCCAGTCATCGGATACGGATTTGCCTGGGTAGGCCATTTCAAATTCGAGAAGAACCGCCCCGCGACTTTCAAATACCCACTGTACAGCCTCATGGGCGACTGGGTCATGTTCCGTGACATGCTGATCGGCAGGATTCGTTTCTGA
- the flgB gene encoding flagellar basal body rod protein FlgB has product MAISFDNALGIHQHAVEARVKRAEVLANNLANADTPGFKARDVDFQAMMQKAQESMSGFNMSKTHDAHMDTSTAGADGELLYRVPHQPSVDGNTVDAQQEQTRFMRNAMDFQASFQFLNSKFSGLTKALKGE; this is encoded by the coding sequence ATGGCAATTTCCTTCGACAACGCTCTGGGCATTCATCAGCACGCAGTGGAGGCCCGTGTGAAGCGCGCTGAAGTGCTGGCAAACAACCTGGCAAACGCCGACACCCCGGGCTTCAAGGCCAGGGATGTTGATTTCCAGGCGATGATGCAGAAGGCCCAGGAGTCCATGAGCGGATTCAATATGAGCAAAACCCATGATGCGCATATGGATACATCCACCGCGGGTGCTGACGGCGAACTGCTTTACCGGGTGCCGCACCAGCCCTCTGTGGACGGTAATACGGTGGATGCACAGCAGGAGCAGACCCGATTCATGCGTAATGCGATGGATTTCCAGGCCAGTTTTCAGTTCTTGAACAGCAAGTTCAGCGGCCTGACCAAGGCCCTGAAGGGCGAGTAA
- a CDS encoding flagellar hook protein FlgE — protein sequence MAFNTGLSGLRAASVDLDVTGNNIANASTVGFKGSKAQFGDLYASGFLSAGTNPIGDGVRVQAVKQSFGQGNISFTDNGLDMAISGDGFFILNNGGEIRYSRAGQFSIDKEGFVINNQNMRVQGYTADEDGNLSGIRGDLQIETDNLAPRRTTNLDSDLNLDSRQSVLETRVRDIGPLAFSAISGETFDVQYTDGTPNFPVDLTATSTAREAAAEINNAPGMSASATTTVTFDGAQDLNDAFISGASNFTFSLDINGSPLTLDTSNINSLQDLVDSINNSSETAISASIVAGSGGTNVLRVIHNQGETLSYSFADGNGNSDSDTVNGDVNVTADRSVAGVTSTTADNDFELAFNASPIRVTNEFNPLDQRTYNHATSTTVYDSLGNSHELTQFFVKNPSPGNGVGVSEWSVYAQIDGEFVGGTDVTPFTARFDQDGALQSINGDPSGEILIDDWIPKDDSGQPNGADGPPAPGETVVTPIPEPPTTSAFVINLSGTTQYGAAFGVNDQQQNGYTTGRLSGLDVSDQGVLFARYTNGQSQALGQVALAAFNNTDGLNPVGDTTWVETFESGQPIIGAPDTGTLGSIKASSVEESNVDLSSELVNLIIAQRNYQANAKTIETSDAVTQTIINLR from the coding sequence ATGGCATTTAATACAGGTTTGAGTGGCCTTCGCGCGGCATCGGTGGATCTGGACGTCACCGGCAACAACATTGCCAACGCCAGCACCGTGGGCTTTAAGGGCAGCAAGGCCCAGTTTGGCGATCTCTACGCCAGTGGCTTTCTCAGCGCCGGGACCAACCCGATTGGTGATGGCGTGCGGGTTCAGGCTGTCAAGCAGTCGTTCGGTCAGGGCAACATCAGCTTCACCGACAATGGCCTTGATATGGCCATCAGCGGCGACGGTTTCTTCATCCTCAATAATGGCGGTGAAATTCGCTACTCCCGCGCCGGCCAGTTCTCGATCGACAAGGAAGGCTTTGTCATCAATAACCAGAACATGCGGGTGCAGGGCTATACCGCAGATGAAGACGGCAACCTCTCAGGCATTCGCGGCGACCTGCAGATCGAGACCGATAACCTGGCGCCGAGGCGGACCACCAACCTGGATTCCGATCTGAACCTGGATTCGCGCCAGAGCGTGCTCGAAACCCGCGTTCGGGACATCGGGCCACTGGCTTTCAGTGCAATTTCCGGTGAGACCTTTGATGTTCAATATACGGACGGCACTCCGAACTTTCCGGTTGATCTGACCGCAACCTCGACGGCGAGGGAAGCGGCGGCCGAGATCAACAACGCGCCGGGGATGAGCGCGTCGGCAACGACGACTGTCACCTTCGACGGCGCCCAGGATCTGAACGACGCCTTCATCAGCGGTGCCAGCAATTTTACCTTCAGTCTGGATATCAACGGTTCGCCCCTGACTCTCGATACCTCCAATATCAACTCGCTGCAGGACCTGGTGGATTCGATCAACAACTCCAGCGAGACCGCGATCTCCGCCTCCATTGTGGCCGGTTCCGGCGGTACCAATGTTCTGCGGGTGATTCATAACCAGGGCGAAACCCTCAGCTACAGCTTTGCGGACGGTAACGGCAACAGCGATTCCGATACCGTGAACGGTGATGTGAACGTCACGGCCGACCGGTCGGTTGCCGGTGTTACATCCACCACCGCCGACAACGATTTCGAGCTTGCCTTCAACGCATCGCCAATCCGGGTGACCAATGAGTTCAACCCTCTGGATCAGCGCACCTATAACCACGCCACATCGACGACTGTCTATGACAGCCTTGGCAACTCCCACGAGCTGACCCAGTTCTTCGTAAAAAATCCGTCGCCCGGTAACGGCGTTGGTGTGAGCGAGTGGTCCGTGTACGCGCAGATTGACGGTGAGTTCGTCGGCGGCACGGATGTGACACCGTTTACCGCCCGTTTTGATCAAGACGGCGCGCTGCAGTCCATCAACGGCGATCCGAGCGGTGAGATTCTGATCGACGACTGGATTCCGAAGGACGACAGCGGCCAGCCCAATGGGGCAGATGGTCCTCCTGCGCCGGGCGAGACCGTGGTAACTCCGATTCCCGAGCCGCCCACCACCTCGGCCTTTGTGATCAACCTCAGCGGCACCACCCAGTACGGCGCGGCGTTTGGCGTGAACGACCAGCAGCAGAATGGCTACACCACCGGCCGGCTGTCGGGCCTGGATGTATCCGACCAGGGCGTTCTGTTTGCCCGGTACACCAACGGGCAGTCCCAGGCATTGGGACAGGTGGCGCTGGCGGCCTTCAATAACACCGACGGTCTGAATCCCGTGGGCGACACCACCTGGGTGGAAACCTTCGAATCCGGGCAGCCGATTATTGGCGCGCCCGACACCGGAACGCTCGGCTCTATCAAGGCGAGCTCGGTGGAGGAGTCCAACGTGGACCTGTCGTCTGAGCTCGTAAACCTGATCATTGCCCAGCGCAATTACCAGGCCAACGCCAAGACCATTGAAACCTCCGATGCGGTCACCCAGACCATCATCAACCTCCGCTAA
- a CDS encoding organic solvent ABC transporter permease, which translates to MRSVHRFQLTLTLVGTLVLAGCFDDSGGSAADDTLAGRLNFNGVSGLGYQTASQSGTTTDSGEFRYYPGETVEFRVGDLSLAQGIPAGQYVTFLEFFPEVRTALQAPLVDSEGLSTHTLREQQLLQNVPLNNLSRLLIALNWTENIGEGEGIEIRERVIRQLNAALPGLSSPIDFNVSEAEFTAEGSNVSPANQLLAEICFYPEDDPLCQPPPTLEEIDNAPSRPLDENAIDPDVVYSEDLAALRSRILESVRTVTEIDNEAVKTYLSRELKAITTAVANRYYLDEEVASVPAGDTAIKSVAIRKIGGDLALAELEAISTRPQDVQIHATNWQSGEVEYFVAGPAGGESELLLSFRPEDTYRWVRKQLRVLIR; encoded by the coding sequence ATGAGATCCGTTCACCGCTTCCAACTGACCTTGACCCTGGTAGGCACCCTGGTATTGGCTGGCTGTTTTGACGACAGCGGCGGCTCCGCTGCCGACGACACCCTCGCCGGCCGGCTGAATTTCAATGGCGTCAGTGGCCTGGGCTACCAGACTGCCAGCCAGTCCGGCACTACCACAGACAGCGGCGAATTCCGCTACTACCCGGGCGAAACCGTTGAATTCCGCGTAGGCGATCTGTCGTTGGCGCAGGGAATACCCGCCGGCCAATACGTCACCTTTCTCGAATTTTTTCCGGAGGTGCGAACAGCGCTGCAGGCACCCCTGGTCGACAGCGAGGGATTGAGCACCCACACGCTTAGGGAGCAGCAGTTGCTGCAAAACGTCCCGCTGAATAACCTCTCTCGATTGCTCATCGCCCTGAACTGGACCGAGAACATCGGCGAGGGCGAGGGTATCGAAATCCGCGAGCGGGTGATCAGGCAGCTCAACGCGGCCCTGCCGGGCCTGAGCTCGCCCATCGACTTCAACGTCAGTGAAGCGGAGTTTACCGCCGAGGGATCGAACGTGTCCCCGGCCAATCAGCTGCTGGCCGAGATCTGCTTCTACCCGGAAGACGATCCGCTGTGTCAGCCGCCCCCTACCCTCGAAGAAATTGACAACGCGCCGTCACGACCGCTGGATGAAAACGCCATCGACCCGGACGTGGTCTACAGCGAGGATCTCGCTGCTCTCCGTTCCCGCATCCTGGAGTCCGTGCGTACAGTGACAGAGATAGACAACGAAGCTGTGAAAACCTACCTCTCGCGGGAACTGAAAGCGATCACTACGGCAGTGGCGAATCGTTACTATCTGGATGAGGAAGTGGCCAGTGTTCCGGCGGGTGATACCGCCATTAAGTCCGTGGCCATCCGGAAGATCGGTGGTGACCTGGCCCTTGCCGAGCTGGAGGCCATCAGCACCCGCCCCCAGGATGTTCAGATACATGCGACAAACTGGCAAAGCGGCGAGGTGGAGTACTTTGTTGCGGGTCCTGCGGGCGGAGAATCAGAACTCCTGCTGAGCTTCCGCCCGGAGGACACCTATCGGTGGGTCCGCAAACAGCTGCGGGTGCTTATCCGTTAA
- the queF gene encoding NADPH-dependent 7-cyano-7-deazaguanine reductase QueF (Catalyzes the NADPH-dependent reduction of 7-cyano-7-deazaguanine (preQ0) to 7-aminomethyl-7-deazaguanine (preQ1) in queuosine biosynthesis) — MALNDAPLGKTSDYPDRYDPGLLFPVAREENRRRLGLEDGRWPWFGEDLWQAWEVSWLRPGGVPEVAWAELVFPAASPAIIESKSLKLYLNSLNQAVYSSREQVAEVIAQDLSSACGGSVQVRLHSVDESGEAIGRPAGFELVDDEPVTEPVYEYSPDSLSAGGTVVTEQLCSHLLKSNCPVTGQPDWATLLVSYTGPRIDRAGLLRYVVSFRQKQDFHEHCVETVFTDIMARCRPESLTVCARYTRRGGLDINPWRSTETGQDAGPRLIRQ; from the coding sequence ATGGCACTTAATGATGCGCCGCTTGGCAAGACAAGCGATTATCCGGACAGGTATGACCCGGGCCTGCTGTTTCCCGTTGCCAGGGAAGAAAACCGTCGGCGGCTCGGTCTTGAGGATGGTCGCTGGCCCTGGTTTGGCGAGGATCTCTGGCAGGCCTGGGAAGTGTCCTGGCTTCGCCCCGGCGGCGTACCCGAGGTAGCCTGGGCAGAGCTGGTGTTCCCGGCCGCATCGCCGGCCATTATCGAATCCAAATCCCTGAAGCTGTACCTGAACTCCCTCAACCAGGCGGTTTATTCCAGCCGGGAGCAGGTGGCCGAGGTGATTGCGCAGGATCTTTCCAGTGCCTGTGGCGGGTCGGTGCAGGTGCGCCTGCACAGCGTTGATGAGTCCGGGGAGGCCATCGGCCGCCCGGCGGGGTTCGAGCTGGTTGATGACGAGCCGGTGACCGAGCCGGTCTACGAGTACTCGCCTGATTCGCTGTCTGCTGGCGGTACCGTCGTTACCGAGCAACTGTGCTCGCATTTATTGAAAAGCAACTGCCCGGTGACCGGCCAACCGGACTGGGCCACGTTGCTGGTCAGCTATACCGGGCCGCGGATCGACCGGGCGGGCCTGCTGCGTTATGTGGTCAGTTTCCGTCAGAAGCAGGATTTCCACGAACACTGCGTGGAGACCGTGTTCACGGACATCATGGCCCGGTGCCGGCCGGAATCTCTGACGGTGTGCGCCCGTTATACCCGGCGCGGGGGGCTGGACATCAATCCATGGCGCAGTACCGAAACGGGGCAGGATGCCGGACCACGACTGATCCGGCAGTAA
- a CDS encoding flagellar hook assembly protein FlgD, with protein MTAVNATDASDVLSQYRAQQKQTGSGTSELGRNEFMELMLAQLKNQNPLEPQDNGEFISQLAQFSSLEEMQNLSGTVEDVVGQFRSTQALQASAMVGKSVLAPSQFGILGAEGEITGTIEVPASTGGLRLSIEGKNGERVRQIDMGSSQAGVVSFRWDGQDGNGNPLPPGPYRIVAEASYPDGPQQLGTMVSANVDSVSLGQGGSITLNLAGMGSIALSDVKQIN; from the coding sequence ATGACTGCAGTAAATGCAACAGACGCGTCGGATGTTCTGAGCCAGTACCGGGCGCAGCAGAAGCAGACAGGCAGCGGTACCAGTGAACTGGGCCGTAACGAGTTCATGGAGCTCATGCTGGCGCAGTTGAAGAATCAGAATCCCCTGGAGCCCCAGGACAACGGCGAGTTCATCTCCCAGCTGGCCCAGTTCAGCTCTCTGGAGGAGATGCAGAATCTGTCCGGTACGGTGGAGGATGTGGTGGGCCAGTTCCGCTCCACCCAGGCGCTACAGGCCTCTGCCATGGTGGGCAAGTCGGTTCTGGCACCCTCCCAGTTCGGCATCCTGGGCGCAGAAGGTGAAATCACCGGCACCATCGAGGTACCGGCGTCCACCGGAGGTCTTCGCCTGTCGATTGAAGGCAAGAACGGCGAGCGGGTGCGGCAGATCGATATGGGCAGCAGCCAGGCGGGCGTGGTGTCGTTCCGCTGGGATGGCCAGGACGGTAACGGCAATCCTTTGCCGCCAGGTCCCTATCGGATTGTTGCCGAGGCTTCCTACCCCGATGGTCCCCAGCAGCTGGGCACCATGGTGAGCGCGAACGTTGACAGCGTGTCCCTGGGGCAGGGCGGTTCCATAACTCTGAATCTTGCAGGCATGGGCTCGATTGCCCTGTCTGATGTGAAACAAATTAACTGA